Below is a genomic region from Hylemonella gracilis.
CCCACTTGGAATGATGCCGCCCCAAAAGAAAAACCGCCCTGCGGACCAAGTACGAGGGCGGTTCTTGTGGAATCGACCGGTTGAACCCGGCCGGGGAGTTATTACTCCGCCGAGGCTTCCAAGGTCTTGAAAGCCAGCTTTTCCTTGATGCGAGCCGACTTGCCGCTGCGCTGACGCAGGTAGTACAGCTTGGCGCGGCGCACGTCACCACGGCGCTTGACTTCGATGCTGGCGATCAGCGGGCTGTAGGTCTGGAAGGTACGCTCCACGCCTTCGCCGCTGGAGATCTTGCGCACGGTGAAGGCGCTGTTCAGGCCGCGATTGCGCTTGGCGATCACCACGCCTTCATAGGCCTGGGCGCGCTTGCGAGTGCCTTCGACCACGTTGACGCTGACGATCACGGTGTCGCCGGGCGCGAAAGCGGGAATGGTCTTGCCCGTTTTCTCGGTCAGACGGGCGATTTCCTCTTGTTCGAGGGTCTGGATCAGGTTCATGAAATTCCTCTTGGCGATCTTGTCCGCGCTGCACTAAAGGCTGTTTTCACGCGTCGCCCCTGCCAGCGAAGGCTGGAGGGCGGTGCTGCGTACAACAGCGGCCGGACAGAGGATCAGGAAGCCCGCGATTATAGCAGGCTGGACAGAAAAGTCTCATCCTGGCGCGACAGGCGGCCCGCCTTGCGGGCCTGCGCCAGCAGGTCGGGACGCAGGCGCGCCGTCAATGCCAACCGCTGCTCGCGCCGCCAGCGCTCGATCCGGGCATGGTTGCCCGACAGCAGCACCTCGGGGACACCCTGTACCTGTCCCTCCGACACCCATTTTTCGGGGCGGGTGTAATGCGGGCAGTCCAGCAAGCCGTCCAGCAGCGGGTTGAAGCTGTCCTGCGCATGGCTTTCGGCGTCACCCAGCACGCCCGGCTGCAGACGCGCGACGGCATCCAGCAAGGCCATGGCCGCGATCTCGCCGCCGGACAACACAAAATCCCCGAGGCTGATCTGCTCGTCCACGTGGGTGTCGATGAAGCGCTGGTCCAGGCCTTCATAACGGCCGCAGACCAGCACCGCGCCTGGGCTGGCCGCCCAGCGCTCCACTTCGGCGTGGTTCAAGGTCCGACCCAGGGGGGAAAACAGCAGCACCGGCCCAGGTGGGCAGGCGGCGGCCGCGCGGGCCGCCTGCGCGGCCGCCAGACAACGCGCCAGCGGCTCGGCCATCATGACCATGCCCGGACCGCCCCCAAACGGACGGTCATCGACGCGGCGGTAATTGCCCTCGGCCTGATCGCGGGGGTTGTGCAGATGCACGTCAATGGCGCCGCCTTCACCATTGCCACGGTAGGCACGACGCGTGATGCCACTCGTCAGCAGGGGGGCGAACAGTTCGGGGAACAGGGTCAGGACATCGAAACGCATGGGAC
It encodes:
- the rplS gene encoding 50S ribosomal protein L19; the protein is MNLIQTLEQEEIARLTEKTGKTIPAFAPGDTVIVSVNVVEGTRKRAQAYEGVVIAKRNRGLNSAFTVRKISSGEGVERTFQTYSPLIASIEVKRRGDVRRAKLYYLRQRSGKSARIKEKLAFKTLEASAE
- the trmD gene encoding tRNA (guanosine(37)-N1)-methyltransferase TrmD, with the translated sequence MRFDVLTLFPELFAPLLTSGITRRAYRGNGEGGAIDVHLHNPRDQAEGNYRRVDDRPFGGGPGMVMMAEPLARCLAAAQAARAAAACPPGPVLLFSPLGRTLNHAEVERWAASPGAVLVCGRYEGLDQRFIDTHVDEQISLGDFVLSGGEIAAMALLDAVARLQPGVLGDAESHAQDSFNPLLDGLLDCPHYTRPEKWVSEGQVQGVPEVLLSGNHARIERWRREQRLALTARLRPDLLAQARKAGRLSRQDETFLSSLL